Proteins from one Flammeovirgaceae bacterium genomic window:
- a CDS encoding SAM-dependent methyltransferase, which translates to MKVKGKLYLVPTVIADNTAQKTISPYVREILKPIRFFLVEDIRTSRRFLSSLSIFESIEQLYFNTLDKNTTEADLPQLMSPLLKGKPVAILSESGCPGVADPGALAVRYAHQKGIPVEPLVGPSSILLALMASGMDGQRFSFNGYLPVEAQEASQAIKKFENESRARRQTQIFIETPYRNNALMGHLLKALHDETLLCVATNITGETERIMTQPVKAWKAGETTLPREPALFLFLAS; encoded by the coding sequence ATGAAGGTCAAAGGAAAATTATACCTGGTCCCCACCGTGATCGCGGACAACACGGCCCAAAAAACGATATCGCCTTACGTTCGTGAAATCCTGAAGCCCATACGGTTTTTTTTGGTGGAAGACATCCGCACTTCACGAAGGTTCCTGAGCAGCCTTTCCATTTTCGAAAGCATCGAACAACTCTATTTCAATACCCTGGACAAAAACACCACGGAGGCAGACCTCCCCCAACTGATGAGCCCCTTGTTAAAAGGCAAGCCCGTGGCCATTCTTTCCGAGTCGGGATGCCCGGGCGTGGCCGACCCCGGGGCCCTTGCCGTCCGCTATGCCCATCAAAAGGGAATTCCTGTTGAGCCGTTGGTGGGGCCTTCCAGCATTTTGCTGGCGCTCATGGCTTCGGGGATGGACGGCCAACGTTTTTCCTTTAACGGGTACCTCCCGGTGGAGGCACAGGAGGCCAGCCAGGCGATAAAGAAGTTCGAAAATGAATCCCGGGCCAGGCGCCAGACCCAAATATTTATTGAGACCCCTTACCGCAACAATGCCCTGATGGGCCACTTGCTCAAAGCCTTGCATGACGAAACCTTGTTGTGCGTTGCCACGAACATCACGGGCGAAACGGAAAGGATCATGACACAACCGGTAAAGGCATGGAAAGCAGGGGAAACAACCTTGCCGCGCGAGCCGGCCCTGTTCCTATTTCTGGCATCCTAG
- a CDS encoding alpha/beta fold hydrolase yields MELFFRKLGQGPPLIILHGLFGSSDNWHSLSKVFAERHTVYVVDQRNHGQSPHDAIHTYEALASDLNEFIDGHQIKNPTLIGHSMGGKVAMNFAIKFPGKIARLIVVDITPKAYPVHHDDILKGLNALPLGQLASRGQADEMLMPFVPEPAVRQFLLKNLARDKNQNFEWRINLPVLEKHIHDMGAALRYEGRFEGPTLFIVGSKSNYFEKGDEKTIKDYFPKAEITTLDTGHWVQAENPQGFAQAVFDFIGN; encoded by the coding sequence ATGGAATTGTTTTTCAGAAAACTGGGACAGGGGCCTCCGCTCATTATACTTCACGGCCTCTTTGGCTCGTCCGACAACTGGCACAGCCTTTCCAAAGTATTTGCCGAAAGGCATACCGTTTACGTTGTCGACCAAAGGAACCACGGGCAATCCCCCCACGATGCCATCCATACCTATGAGGCACTGGCAAGCGACCTGAATGAATTCATTGATGGCCACCAGATCAAAAACCCTACCCTTATCGGCCACTCAATGGGAGGTAAGGTGGCCATGAACTTTGCCATAAAGTTCCCCGGAAAAATCGCCAGGCTCATTGTTGTGGACATCACGCCCAAGGCCTACCCCGTGCACCATGACGATATCCTGAAGGGCCTTAACGCCCTACCGCTCGGGCAGCTTGCGTCCCGGGGGCAGGCCGATGAAATGCTGATGCCATTTGTGCCGGAGCCTGCCGTCAGGCAGTTTTTGCTTAAAAACCTTGCCCGCGATAAAAACCAAAACTTCGAGTGGAGGATAAACCTTCCCGTCCTGGAAAAACACATCCATGATATGGGGGCCGCCCTTCGGTACGAAGGCAGGTTCGAAGGCCCTACCTTGTTTATAGTGGGGTCAAAATCAAATTATTTTGAGAAGGGTGACGAAAAAACGATAAAAGATTATTTTCCGAAAGCGGAAATAACCACTCTGGACACCGGCCATTGGGTGCAGGCCGAAAACCCCCAGGGCTTTGCGCAAGCTGTTTTTGATTTTATAGGCAATTAA
- the lysA gene encoding diaminopimelate decarboxylase, which translates to MELINGTYQVQGLDVLDICKEYGTPLYLYDAEKITGQIQSLKNAFSDSDLKIKYAAKALTNISILKHIRQQGCGIDVVSINEARLALKAGFAPGEVMFTPSCVDFDEIVAGVDMGVFINLDNLSMLEKFGEKYREGYPCCIRLNPHILAGGNYKISTGHGHSKFGISVFQMPQILETVHKYGININGLHIHTGSEISETEVYLKMSDILFGVARDFPSLQFIDFGSGFKVAYKQGDMVTNVYDLGLKLGKAFRGFYESYGRKLELWIEPGKYLVSEAGTLLVKTNVVKPTPSVDFVGVNSGLNHLIRPMMYDAYHEIINVSNRTGGQKVYTVVGNICETDTLGADRKINEVREGDILAIKNAGAYGYSMASTFNSRLRPAEVMVKKGKAHLVRQRDTFDDLVRGQVIVD; encoded by the coding sequence ATGGAATTGATCAACGGAACCTATCAGGTGCAAGGGCTGGATGTGCTTGATATTTGCAAAGAATATGGAACACCCTTGTACTTGTACGATGCCGAAAAAATAACCGGGCAAATTCAAAGCCTGAAGAATGCCTTCTCCGACAGCGACCTGAAGATAAAATATGCCGCAAAGGCCCTCACCAATATCTCCATCCTAAAACATATTCGGCAGCAGGGGTGCGGTATTGACGTGGTCTCGATCAACGAAGCCAGGCTTGCCCTGAAGGCAGGCTTTGCCCCAGGGGAGGTCATGTTCACCCCCAGTTGTGTGGATTTTGACGAAATCGTGGCAGGGGTGGACATGGGCGTTTTCATCAACCTGGACAACCTCTCCATGCTGGAAAAATTTGGGGAAAAATACAGGGAGGGGTACCCTTGCTGCATACGCCTTAACCCCCACATCCTGGCAGGGGGCAACTATAAAATTTCCACAGGGCACGGCCACTCCAAGTTTGGCATCTCGGTTTTTCAAATGCCGCAAATCCTGGAGACCGTGCACAAGTACGGCATCAACATCAACGGCCTCCATATCCATACCGGATCGGAAATTTCTGAAACGGAGGTGTACCTCAAGATGTCGGACATCCTGTTTGGGGTGGCGAGGGATTTTCCTTCACTCCAATTCATTGACTTTGGAAGTGGTTTTAAGGTGGCCTACAAACAGGGCGATATGGTCACCAACGTGTACGACCTGGGGTTGAAGTTGGGCAAGGCGTTCAGGGGTTTTTATGAAAGTTATGGGCGCAAGCTGGAATTGTGGATAGAGCCCGGAAAATATTTGGTCAGTGAGGCCGGTACCCTGCTGGTGAAAACGAACGTAGTGAAGCCCACCCCTTCGGTCGATTTTGTAGGGGTCAACTCCGGGCTCAACCACCTTATCCGGCCCATGATGTACGATGCCTATCACGAAATCATAAACGTGTCGAACCGAACCGGAGGCCAAAAGGTGTATACCGTAGTGGGCAACATTTGTGAAACCGACACCCTGGGCGCTGACCGCAAGATTAATGAAGTGCGGGAAGGGGACATACTGGCCATAAAAAATGCGGGGGCCTATGGGTATTCCATGGCCTCCACTTTCAACTCCAGGCTAAGGCCGGCAGAGGTAATGGTGAAAAAAGGGAAGGCCCACCTCGTCCGGCAACGCGACACGTTTGATGACTTGGTGCGTGGGCAAGTAATAGTGGATTGA
- a CDS encoding NAD(P)/FAD-dependent oxidoreductase, whose translation MEARGPYDLIVIGGGAAGFFGAINVAAKNPNLDILIVEKTNKLLAKVRVSGGGRCNVAHDCVGPGPLSRHYPRGQKALKKLFTRFQAGDVVEWFAQRGVKLKTEGDGRMFPVTDRSGTIVNCFLSEAERLGIQIEIGLEVVSARKGLEGFALETSGHQTLVAKKILVAIGGHARPSRYEWIKGLGHGISRPIPSLFTFNDTARQFADLMGVSVPTAQVHIMGTSFREKGPVLVTHWGLSGPAVIKLSAWAAGYLFDRNYDFVVLVNWTGEAKEGDARACLVGHGQLRPKQKVAGQPLYGLPLRLWARLCKLSGIDEDKIWSGISTKQRNKLVENLVRCPFHIKGKTTFKEEFVTCGGVGLEGLDLATMESRMVKGMYFAGEVLDIDGETGGFNFQAAWTTAYVAACSIADGETKETKAL comes from the coding sequence ATGGAAGCCCGTGGGCCATATGATTTGATCGTGATCGGGGGCGGGGCCGCGGGTTTCTTTGGGGCCATCAATGTGGCGGCCAAAAACCCCAACCTGGACATACTCATAGTCGAGAAAACCAATAAACTGTTGGCCAAAGTGAGGGTTTCCGGTGGTGGCCGTTGCAATGTGGCCCACGATTGCGTGGGGCCCGGCCCCTTGTCGCGGCACTACCCCCGCGGGCAAAAGGCGCTAAAAAAACTGTTCACCCGCTTTCAGGCCGGGGATGTGGTGGAATGGTTTGCCCAACGTGGGGTAAAGTTGAAGACCGAAGGGGATGGAAGGATGTTCCCGGTCACGGACCGGTCTGGAACGATTGTCAACTGCTTTTTATCGGAAGCGGAACGATTGGGCATTCAAATAGAAATTGGCCTGGAAGTGGTGTCGGCCAGGAAAGGCCTTGAAGGCTTTGCCCTTGAAACGTCCGGCCATCAAACGTTGGTTGCAAAAAAAATATTGGTGGCCATTGGGGGGCACGCCCGGCCGTCACGGTACGAATGGATAAAAGGCCTGGGCCATGGCATATCTAGGCCCATCCCATCCCTTTTTACTTTTAACGATACGGCCAGGCAGTTTGCAGACCTGATGGGGGTGTCGGTGCCCACGGCACAAGTCCATATTATGGGCACTTCGTTCAGGGAAAAAGGCCCCGTCTTGGTCACGCACTGGGGGCTGAGCGGCCCTGCCGTGATCAAGCTGTCTGCCTGGGCGGCCGGCTACCTGTTCGATCGCAATTACGATTTTGTTGTGCTGGTAAATTGGACGGGGGAAGCCAAGGAGGGGGACGCAAGGGCTTGCCTCGTGGGCCATGGCCAGTTGCGCCCCAAGCAAAAGGTTGCCGGGCAACCCCTGTATGGACTGCCCCTTCGGCTATGGGCCCGGCTCTGCAAACTTTCCGGAATCGATGAAGATAAAATATGGTCGGGTATTTCCACAAAGCAGCGCAACAAATTGGTGGAGAACCTTGTGAGGTGCCCATTTCACATCAAGGGCAAGACAACGTTCAAAGAAGAATTTGTTACTTGTGGAGGGGTAGGGCTGGAGGGGCTCGACCTGGCAACCATGGAGAGCAGGATGGTAAAGGGAATGTACTTTGCCGGTGAGGTATTGGATATCGATGGCGAAACCGGGGGATTTAATTTTCAGGCAGCCTGGACAACCGCCTACGTGGCCGCATGTTCAATAGCCGATGGGGAAACAAAGGAAACAAAAGCCCTATAA
- a CDS encoding 4Fe-4S dicluster domain-containing protein: MAVVQQVLFLTTLAVAIFLIGKRVSRIKSNIQLGKPTPLTGSQSARWRNVLLIAFGQKKMFKRIIPAFLHFWIYIGFIIINLEVLEFILDGLLGTHRLFAPWLGGLYHLLMNFFEFLAIAVLASCVVFLFRRNILKVKRFWSAEMTAWPRLDGNLILVIEIALMLAILTMNASDQVLQARDGHYVHTGRLFFSALLMPLFEGLGTPTLIAVERAAWWFHIVGILGFALYVTYSKHLHIFMAFPNTYFSRPGPKGHIENMPVVTQEVKTMLGLAPGGAPAGEPGRFGAKDVNDLNRNNLMAAYACTECGRCTSVCPANITGKKLSPRKIMMDTRDRMEEVGKSIASGGAGLQDGKSLLGSYITKEEINACTTCNACVEACPVLINPLDIILELRRYVAMEESGSPAQWNSMFQNIETNFAPWKFSASDRFNWANEFNQNHNL; this comes from the coding sequence ATGGCCGTAGTTCAGCAAGTTTTATTTTTGACCACCCTGGCCGTAGCCATTTTCCTGATAGGGAAAAGGGTATCCAGGATCAAATCCAACATACAATTGGGGAAGCCAACCCCTCTTACCGGAAGCCAATCGGCCCGGTGGCGAAATGTGCTTTTGATTGCCTTCGGGCAGAAGAAAATGTTCAAAAGGATAATCCCTGCCTTCCTGCATTTTTGGATTTACATAGGCTTTATCATCATCAACCTGGAAGTGCTGGAGTTTATTTTGGATGGCCTGCTGGGCACCCACCGCCTGTTTGCACCCTGGCTGGGAGGGCTCTATCACCTGCTGATGAATTTTTTTGAATTCCTTGCCATAGCGGTGCTTGCCTCTTGCGTGGTGTTCCTCTTCAGAAGGAACATCCTTAAGGTGAAACGGTTTTGGTCTGCCGAGATGACCGCCTGGCCCCGGCTGGACGGCAACCTGATTTTGGTGATTGAGATTGCCCTCATGTTGGCCATTCTTACCATGAATGCCAGCGACCAGGTCCTCCAGGCGAGGGACGGCCATTATGTGCACACCGGCAGGCTTTTTTTTAGCGCCTTGCTGATGCCGCTTTTTGAAGGGCTCGGCACCCCCACGCTTATCGCGGTGGAACGGGCGGCATGGTGGTTCCACATTGTTGGCATTTTGGGTTTTGCCCTGTATGTCACCTACTCCAAGCACCTACATATCTTTATGGCTTTCCCGAACACATATTTTTCGAGGCCCGGGCCAAAAGGGCATATTGAAAACATGCCGGTGGTCACCCAAGAAGTAAAAACCATGTTGGGGCTAGCCCCCGGGGGCGCACCTGCTGGCGAACCGGGCAGGTTCGGGGCGAAGGACGTGAACGACTTGAACCGCAACAACCTGATGGCGGCCTATGCCTGCACGGAGTGCGGAAGGTGTACTTCAGTGTGCCCCGCCAACATCACGGGCAAAAAACTTTCCCCCCGCAAAATCATGATGGACACCAGGGACAGGATGGAGGAGGTGGGCAAAAGCATTGCTTCAGGAGGGGCGGGATTGCAAGACGGCAAATCTTTATTGGGCAGTTACATCACAAAGGAAGAAATCAATGCCTGCACTACCTGCAACGCCTGCGTGGAGGCTTGCCCGGTTTTGATCAACCCACTGGACATCATTTTGGAATTGAGGAGGTACGTGGCCATGGAAGAATCGGGGTCGCCTGCCCAGTGGAACAGCATGTTCCAAAATATTGAAACCAATTTTGCACCCTGGAAATTTTCTGCCAGTGACCGGTTTAACTGGGCGAATGAATTTAATCAAAACCATAACCTGTAG
- a CDS encoding (Fe-S)-binding protein yields the protein MNEESYTVPTMAEMAAKNESPEILFWVGCAGSFDDRYKKVTRAFVKILNVVGIKFAVLGPEESCTGDPARRAGNEFLFQMQAMSNITVLNGYNIKKIVTACPHCFNTIKNEYPELGGNYEMVHHSTFLQQLINEGRIKMKEGGSFKGKKITYHDSCYLGRANGVYEAPRKVLESLDADLVEMKRSRSRGLCCGAGGAQMWKEPEKGNKDINIERTEEALETGAATVAVACPFCMTMMSDGVKNKEKESEVAVKDLAELIAESQGL from the coding sequence ATGAACGAAGAGAGCTATACCGTTCCAACGATGGCCGAGATGGCAGCCAAGAACGAATCGCCCGAAATCCTTTTTTGGGTGGGCTGTGCCGGGTCGTTCGATGACCGGTACAAAAAGGTAACAAGGGCATTTGTCAAAATATTGAATGTGGTAGGGATAAAGTTTGCCGTGCTGGGCCCGGAAGAAAGCTGTACGGGCGACCCGGCCAGAAGGGCCGGCAACGAATTTTTGTTCCAGATGCAGGCCATGAGCAACATCACTGTGCTCAACGGTTATAATATCAAAAAAATAGTCACGGCATGCCCGCACTGTTTCAACACCATCAAAAACGAGTATCCCGAGCTGGGGGGCAATTATGAAATGGTGCACCACTCCACGTTCCTTCAGCAACTCATCAATGAGGGCCGTATCAAGATGAAGGAAGGAGGGTCGTTTAAAGGGAAGAAGATCACCTACCACGATTCGTGTTACCTGGGCCGGGCCAATGGCGTGTACGAAGCCCCACGAAAAGTATTGGAATCGCTAGATGCCGATTTGGTGGAAATGAAGCGCAGCCGGTCACGGGGATTGTGCTGTGGGGCTGGCGGGGCCCAAATGTGGAAAGAGCCGGAAAAGGGAAACAAGGACATCAACATAGAGCGCACGGAAGAGGCCCTGGAAACAGGGGCTGCCACGGTGGCGGTCGCCTGTCCCTTTTGCATGACCATGATGAGCGATGGTGTAAAAAACAAGGAAAAGGAAAGCGAAGTGGCCGTCAAGGACCTGGCCGAACTAATAGCCGAATCGCAGGGTTTATAA
- a CDS encoding OmpA family protein, producing MFFVIVTLLGCGPEKKAMKSLRFGKYQNVINYYTHVLEKDPNNSKANFYIAESYRLSNRIQQSEPYYAKAKGRDVNRDSVALFYALALKSNGKYAEAKSQLEDLELATKDEALKGRAQKEIDALNYIDKLSQKHSYYRVKSLDAINTPLSEYSPAYLNGELYFTASRDDSRVYLATGTPFTKLYKAQTSGAIVDVSTLAPLPEKINTPNVNDGCVTFSPDGRIMLFAKGNTGKRKGNPDVDIYMSRFRNGEWEEPRQININQPDSWESTPAFGPDGRTLYFSSNRKGGYGGLDIYTARMDSRGRFSRVRNMGPEINTSGNEMFPYVSESNKLFIASDGHPGYGMLDLFEVKRSNGRYVVENLGQPMNSNGDDFGIFLFKPDRGFFTSNRDGGKGDDDIYTFVNEDPDLKVVNYYLEGVTMTPKKDSTLEVLANTKVTLLDSRGEVMQDFVTGNDGKFFFRVYENEDYTLVGETDGYLVKRQPYTTHGKSIPLESLKDLVTNVTLDTLMVLDKMEKNKVYVLNNIYFDLDKSDIRPDAATELDKLVDLLTDNPEIKIEMSSHTDSIGTNVYNIQLSQRRAESTVAYLISKGIAPDRLVAKGYGEEKPIARNTNPDGTDNPEGRQRNRRTEFKILEIGITQKKNFDEFDEDKYFKNDH from the coding sequence TTGTTTTTTGTGATCGTTACCCTACTGGGCTGTGGCCCTGAGAAGAAGGCAATGAAGTCATTGCGTTTTGGCAAGTACCAAAATGTAATCAATTACTATACGCATGTCCTGGAAAAGGACCCCAACAACAGCAAGGCCAATTTTTATATAGCGGAATCCTACCGGTTGTCCAACAGGATACAGCAATCGGAACCCTATTATGCGAAGGCAAAAGGGCGCGATGTGAACCGCGACTCCGTTGCCCTGTTTTATGCCCTCGCATTGAAATCGAACGGAAAATACGCTGAGGCAAAGTCCCAGTTGGAGGACCTTGAGCTGGCCACGAAAGACGAGGCCCTAAAGGGGCGGGCCCAAAAGGAAATAGATGCCCTCAACTATATAGATAAACTATCGCAAAAGCACAGCTACTACAGGGTAAAGAGCCTTGATGCCATCAACACGCCATTAAGTGAATACTCCCCTGCATATTTAAATGGCGAGCTTTATTTTACCGCCAGCCGTGACGACAGCCGGGTGTACCTGGCCACGGGCACCCCTTTCACAAAATTGTACAAAGCCCAAACCTCCGGTGCCATCGTGGACGTGTCCACGCTTGCCCCCTTGCCGGAAAAAATAAACACGCCCAACGTCAACGATGGCTGTGTTACCTTTTCCCCCGATGGAAGGATAATGCTTTTTGCAAAAGGAAACACCGGCAAGAGGAAAGGCAACCCGGATGTGGACATTTATATGTCCCGGTTTAGAAACGGGGAATGGGAAGAGCCCAGGCAGATCAATATCAACCAGCCCGACTCATGGGAATCGACCCCCGCATTCGGCCCCGATGGCCGCACGCTTTATTTTTCGTCCAACCGCAAAGGTGGGTATGGAGGTTTGGACATCTATACGGCCAGGATGGACTCCAGGGGGCGCTTTTCCAGGGTGAGGAACATGGGTCCGGAGATCAACACTTCCGGCAATGAAATGTTCCCCTACGTAAGCGAAAGCAACAAACTTTTTATTGCCTCCGATGGGCATCCCGGCTATGGCATGTTGGACCTGTTTGAAGTCAAAAGGTCAAACGGCAGGTACGTGGTGGAAAACCTGGGACAGCCCATGAACTCCAATGGGGACGACTTTGGGATATTTTTGTTCAAGCCTGACCGCGGGTTTTTTACCTCCAACCGCGATGGGGGCAAAGGGGACGATGACATTTATACATTTGTAAACGAAGACCCTGATTTGAAGGTGGTCAATTACTACCTCGAAGGCGTCACCATGACGCCCAAGAAAGACAGCACGCTGGAAGTATTGGCCAATACCAAGGTTACCTTGCTGGACTCCCGGGGCGAGGTGATGCAGGATTTTGTGACCGGGAACGATGGAAAGTTTTTCTTCCGGGTGTATGAGAATGAAGACTACACGCTGGTGGGCGAAACGGATGGCTACCTGGTGAAAAGGCAACCATACACCACCCATGGGAAGTCCATCCCCCTGGAATCATTGAAGGACTTGGTGACCAATGTAACGTTGGACACCCTGATGGTGCTCGACAAGATGGAGAAAAACAAGGTTTACGTGCTCAACAATATTTACTTTGACCTGGACAAGTCCGACATCCGGCCGGATGCGGCCACGGAACTGGATAAATTGGTGGACCTGCTCACGGACAACCCGGAGATTAAAATTGAAATGAGCTCCCATACGGACAGCATTGGGACCAATGTGTACAACATCCAGCTTTCACAGCGAAGGGCAGAGTCCACCGTTGCCTACCTGATCTCCAAAGGCATAGCGCCCGACCGGTTGGTGGCCAAAGGCTATGGTGAAGAGAAACCCATTGCCAGGAACACCAATCCTGATGGCACCGACAACCCTGAAGGGCGCCAGCGCAACCGAAGGACGGAATTTAAAATACTTGAGATCGGAATTACCCAAAAGAAAAATTTCGATGAATTTGACGAGGACAAGTATTTCAAAAACGACCATTAG
- a CDS encoding phosphoribosylformylglycinamidine cyclo-ligase, which translates to MSDRYEKRGVSASKEDVHKAISKLDKGLYPHAFCKIVEDHLAGDPEYCTIMHADGAGTKSSLAYIYWKETGDPSVWKGIAQDAIVMNVDDLLCVGATGNILLSSTIGRNKNLIPGEVIAEIINGTEEVLAMLRKHGMNIKSTGGETADVGDLVRTLIVDSTVTARMKRSQVISNGRIKAGDVIVGLASSGQATYEESYNGGMGSNGLTSARHDVFSTIYRDKYPESFDPGVSRDLVYSGQCKLTDTLDGVPVDIGKLVLSPTRTYAPVIIKVLKTLRGQIHGMVHCSGGAQTKVLHFIEDLHIVKDNLLPVPPLFKLIQQQSGTDWKEMYKVFNMGHRMEIYLDEKHAGEVISISQSFGVEAQIIGHVEPAAQKQVTIKSPTGEYHY; encoded by the coding sequence ATGTCGGACAGGTACGAAAAACGCGGGGTTTCAGCCTCCAAAGAAGATGTGCACAAGGCCATCAGCAAACTGGACAAAGGGCTTTACCCCCATGCCTTTTGCAAGATTGTGGAGGACCACCTTGCCGGGGACCCGGAATATTGCACCATTATGCATGCCGATGGGGCGGGCACAAAATCCTCCCTTGCGTACATATACTGGAAAGAAACGGGCGACCCCTCCGTATGGAAAGGAATAGCACAGGATGCCATTGTCATGAACGTGGACGATCTGCTGTGCGTGGGCGCCACCGGCAACATTTTGCTTTCCTCCACTATTGGAAGGAACAAAAACCTGATACCCGGGGAAGTCATTGCCGAAATCATCAACGGTACCGAAGAGGTCCTGGCCATGTTGCGCAAGCATGGCATGAACATAAAAAGCACCGGGGGGGAAACAGCCGATGTAGGCGACCTCGTGCGTACCCTCATTGTGGACAGCACCGTGACCGCCCGTATGAAACGGAGCCAGGTCATTTCGAATGGCCGCATTAAAGCCGGTGATGTCATTGTTGGCCTGGCCTCTTCAGGGCAGGCCACTTACGAGGAAAGTTACAATGGAGGCATGGGCAGCAACGGGCTCACCTCTGCCCGTCACGATGTATTCTCCACAATTTACCGCGACAAATACCCCGAGTCGTTTGATCCCGGGGTTAGCCGGGACTTGGTTTATAGCGGCCAGTGCAAACTTACCGATACCCTGGACGGTGTTCCCGTGGACATTGGCAAACTGGTGCTCTCCCCCACGCGCACTTATGCCCCGGTCATTATCAAAGTTTTAAAAACCCTCCGCGGCCAAATACACGGAATGGTGCACTGCAGTGGTGGCGCGCAAACCAAAGTATTGCACTTTATTGAAGACCTCCACATCGTAAAGGACAACCTCCTTCCTGTCCCCCCCCTGTTTAAATTGATCCAGCAGCAATCGGGAACGGACTGGAAAGAAATGTACAAGGTGTTCAACATGGGGCACCGGATGGAAATTTACCTGGATGAAAAACATGCGGGGGAAGTAATTTCCATTTCCCAATCATTCGGGGTAGAGGCACAAATTATCGGCCATGTGGAGCCCGCGGCACAAAAGCAGGTGACCATCAAAAGCCCTACCGGGGAATACCACTATTGA
- a CDS encoding RNA methyltransferase, which yields MKKLKLGELGRISTEEYKSVAKRPIVIVLDNVRSLHNVGSAFRTADAFLVEKIFLTGITGQPPHREIQKTALGATESVSWEYFSNAGELAKQLKQEGYTLIAIEQTTKSLPLQHFEADENAKYCLVFGNEVNGVSEAVIGQADLAIEVPQSGTKHSINVSVCVGIVVWELAKKFM from the coding sequence GTGAAAAAGCTGAAACTAGGGGAACTCGGCCGTATCTCCACAGAAGAATACAAATCGGTTGCCAAGCGGCCCATTGTCATTGTTTTGGACAATGTGCGCAGCCTTCACAATGTGGGGTCGGCATTTAGGACCGCGGATGCTTTTCTCGTGGAAAAAATTTTCCTGACGGGGATTACCGGCCAGCCCCCACACCGCGAAATCCAAAAGACAGCATTGGGCGCCACCGAGTCCGTGTCCTGGGAATATTTCAGCAACGCAGGCGAACTGGCAAAGCAGCTAAAGCAGGAGGGCTATACCCTTATTGCCATTGAGCAAACCACCAAAAGCTTGCCGCTGCAACATTTTGAGGCCGATGAAAACGCAAAATATTGCCTCGTTTTTGGCAACGAGGTAAATGGAGTGAGCGAAGCGGTGATCGGCCAGGCGGATTTGGCCATTGAGGTCCCCCAATCCGGCACCAAGCACTCCATAAACGTTTCCGTCTGCGTGGGCATAGTGGTTTGGGAATTGGCAAAAAAATTCATGTAG
- a CDS encoding methyltransferase domain-containing protein, which produces MRAIPLLALLALAGLGVRAQDPWKNIYTEKAWTERDQWQRADAIMAKLNLQAGDKVADVGCHEGYMTMKLTHVVGDLGRVYAVDVQQSKLDKLNALLKDNGITNVTTVRGDYDNPHLPANSLDGALIIDTYHEMDRHDEMLGHIKAALKGGGRLVICEPIAASRRGTSREGQARRHEIGMGYVLADLQKAGFKVIFRQDPYVEREKIKGDKMWLIVAVK; this is translated from the coding sequence ATGAGGGCAATCCCGCTTTTGGCACTATTGGCTTTGGCCGGGCTTGGCGTCCGTGCACAGGACCCATGGAAAAACATCTATACCGAAAAAGCATGGACGGAACGCGACCAGTGGCAACGGGCCGATGCCATCATGGCCAAACTAAATTTACAAGCCGGGGACAAGGTGGCTGACGTAGGGTGCCACGAAGGTTACATGACCATGAAATTGACCCATGTGGTAGGGGACCTGGGCAGGGTCTATGCCGTGGACGTTCAACAAAGCAAATTGGACAAGTTGAATGCTTTGCTCAAGGACAATGGCATCACCAACGTGACGACCGTCAGGGGCGATTATGACAACCCCCACTTGCCCGCAAACAGTTTGGATGGGGCCTTGATCATCGACACCTACCATGAGATGGACAGGCATGATGAAATGCTTGGCCACATAAAAGCCGCCCTAAAGGGAGGAGGGAGGCTGGTTATCTGTGAGCCCATTGCGGCCAGCCGCAGGGGCACGTCACGGGAAGGGCAGGCCCGAAGGCATGAAATCGGGATGGGCTACGTTTTGGCAGACCTGCAAAAAGCCGGCTTCAAGGTAATATTCAGGCAAGACCCCTATGTGGAACGTGAAAAAATAAAGGGGGACAAGATGTGGTTGATAGTGGCGGTGAAATAG